The genomic stretch GGTCCAACAATTGTACCATCAAAATCTCCAGAATTGCTCCAACAGAAGCCAAATTCTAAGCCTTTTTATTTGACAAGCTTATCCATCCAATCTAAAAATTCAAGGATCATTGGCTATACTTTCCCATCCTTGTCAAAGGAATCCAGATGAGTAAAGGTTAAAATCATAagtttcactcttttttttagGTCTACAGTTACAGCCGAAATGTGGCAACCTCGTGTATCAGTTGATCAATTCCTGTAAAAGAATCAAATTTAAAGGCCTCATCTCATTGGAAGCTTTACAACACCGCAAACACCCCCACTATACCCACCTccctcaaagaaaaaaaaagagaaaaagaggaacatACAGAAGAGAAACCAGGGCCATCTTGCAGCGCctatttcctctcttcctttcgTCCGTATGTGTAATTGTGTATAATCCCTTCTGGGCAGTGAATCCAACACTTTCCCCCAAGGGCACATCAGCATAGGTTATGTAATCTCTCTCATTTCTTGGCAGATTTTGCTTTCTTTGGAGCTTGagatttctttttccccttctttggcAACTTTCCAGccatttttcccttcttctgaTTCACTCCCTGCATCCAAACTCCATCCTATAAGTACACTTGCACAAAAATATCACAGGTAGCATTTTTCAGTTGTAGAAAAGTCGCTCTATTCCATTAAAAAGGTTTTACAGCATACCAATGCTTTCTCAACTTTTCCCTTGTTCTTCCCCGCAGTTTGTTCCTCCCCTTCATTGTTCTGATCAATCTGATGAGCATTTGATTTAGTCATCTTCTCTGCTTCCTCTTCTGAGTCAAACGAGAATCCATCAAGAGTTCCTGCTCAAAAGGAGTCCTGATAAAACGTTATTATGGGAGAAGTCCTATAAACTCCCCTTGGAAATGGAGAAAACAATGGAAAGGTTAATATTTTCAGTCTGAATGCCTACTGCAGTGGTACAATCAGTATTGTGATGGAAAACTTCAAGGACGAAATCTGACCTTCAATCATTGTTTCAGCCTCATAAACGTTAGACTGAGGTTTCAGCTGAATGAAGTCATTCATGACAGCCTCTATCTGAACAAACATGGTACCAATCACATCAGTTAAGAATATACTTTCAACAACTActactcagccttttcccacctaaatggggtcagctacatggatccgtgagagggtaaaataataataaaagtaaaaaagaaaggaacacGGCAACACCTCTGAAACATCCCActtaaatggggtcagctacattgaTCCTTGCTTtccaaacagctctatttgaggtcatagaGTCAAGACCTAACCTCtgcatatctttcctcactatttctcctatggtcattttaggcctgcttctagttcttttagctccttctaTCGACATCTGttcactcttccttactagtGCATATCAAGGCCTTCGTTGAACatagccataccacctcaaacgactttctcggagattgtacatcatcgtggcaactcccaaatcaaagctctaatatggtcatttcttactttatcccTCCTAGTTTTCCTAcacatccatcatcatctctgctacacttaGCTTATCTATATTGCGCTTCTTCactacccaacattccaccCCATACATTATAGTCAGTCTTATgttgtcctatagaattttcctttaaccATTTACAGAATATGTCGGTCACACAATTGTCCTATAGTAAAAAATATATGTTCATTGGGATGAAATAcaagttccttttttttaattttttattatacatATCTATATATtgtaatgggttttagggaaaatgtcagttaccaaacggaacctaaggggtttaatggtctttgtaattctctagaactttctctctgTTATTATAAATAGGGAAATTTAAAGTTttaccccctagagaatgtcactaTTAGAGAAACACCCCCTGCATAATTCACAATTACATTCAGACCCTCTACCGTCAATCTCTGTTAGGGAATATACcttaaatgctgacatcagctggtatatttttttctaaataccaaaatacccttctaaaaagtgaagtacctaatataccctctcTTAACCCCCTAACCCCAAATCGAATCTGAACTCCATCTTCAAATCAATACTGAGCTCCTTCATCCCCAAATCAATTTTTCTCCGTGAAGAGCAAGGGCTACAAGCCGGTGACGAGCATCGCCGATTTCAAACTAAAACCAGTAACTGAAGTCCATATAAAGTCTAAACCAACCATGATGCAACATGGAGAGAAATCGCCGATGCTCTTCGCCGACTTGTGCCTCTCCACACAATGAATACAATAGAGATAGAAATACAAAGATACTACTCTGCTATCACATATTCTAGTTTTCTTGTCATCCCCCACCCCTTTTTCCCGTTTTCTTAATATTATTTGGGTAATTGGGTGTTCATTGATTTGTTTGTCAGTTGTAACATTAGGTTGGTAGGCCATAAATCTCAAGGAAAAGATTGTTTCCTTTTCTGGTAAAGAAAGATTAGTTTTATATGACTCCCAGTC from Macadamia integrifolia cultivar HAES 741 chromosome 11, SCU_Mint_v3, whole genome shotgun sequence encodes the following:
- the LOC122093338 gene encoding DNA-binding protein BIN4-like, whose protein sequence is MFVQIEAVMNDFIQLKPQSNVYEAETMIEGTLDGFSFDSEEEAEKMTKSNAHQIDQNNEGEEQTAGKNKGKVEKALGVNQKKGKMAGKLPKKGKKKSQAPKKAKSAKK